A window of Cryptomeria japonica chromosome 3, Sugi_1.0, whole genome shotgun sequence contains these coding sequences:
- the LOC131047938 gene encoding uncharacterized protein LOC131047938 produces the protein MLRSKSALRRMIVGEEWSSSSYATTPAGIEMADCFFYEQGFWVPCDEIVKFVKPLVVLLRVADGDKPAMGYIYEGMDRAKEAIRFVYGADESKYGPIWEIIDRRWHH, from the exons atgcttaggtctaagtctgccttgagacgtatgattgttggtgaggagtggtcttcctcatcctatgctaccacccctgcagggatagagatggcagactgctttttttatgagcaaggcttttgggtcccttgtgatgagatagtgaag tttgttaagcccttggtggttttgttgcgagttgcggatggagataagcccgcaatgggctatatatatgagggcatggatagggcgaaggaggccatcagattcgtctatggagcagatgagagcaagtatggtcccatttgggagatcattgataggagatggcatcattag